Genomic window (Bacteroidota bacterium):
AATGGCCGATTTTTGTTTGATGGATACGCATACTTAATCAGTATCGGTAATTTCAAAGCTGATATATTTGCAACAAAATCAATGTCTTTGTTTTCAATTAACTTGTTATATGAAAATCCATGTCGAGAATAATAAAGTTCTGCATGTAAAGAGAAATCGCTAACCAAGATTGGATTGTCAACAAATAAACCAATTGTAAATCCACCATCGTATTTAAAATCCAACTGATTTATATATTCATTTTCAATGGCTGAGGAAGGAATCAGTTTTGTTGTTCCATAGCCTATTATTAGCCCATACTTAAAAAAGGGGAATGGTTTTAATTCACAGTTATTATACCTTGTAATTAAATTTGTTAATGACTTTTTATTATAATTGACAAGCTTTGCAGCATCTCTAACATTTGGACAATCAGAAGTTATGTGCTGCAAATTACTTCTAAAGGTAATATCTCTTTTTTCTTTACGTTTAGGCAATTCAACAAATAGAATACTATCTTTTTCCAGAAAATATGTTTTATTCCTCTTTCCTTTATAATAATATAGAGTTGTATTACCCTTTTCCAAACGCTCTAAAAATACTCTTTGGACAGAATCGGATGTTTGAATATCTTTTGATAAGTATACGCGTCCATCTTTAAATCCATACTCTTTTACTTCATAGGGAGTATATCGAACTATCTGGTCACCCATTTTCATCATACAAAATCTTGAGTTTAATAAATCTCTGCCATCAACCAAATTAACACCTACAGACATTAAACTATCTGTTGCATAATAATCATTTTGTCCACAGATTTCAATGGGAATTATGCATATAAATAGAAATATTATTGTTATTCTCATCTGTTTTTAAAATTAGTTCAACGGTTTTGTGCAGATGCCGGCCCGGATTATTGCCTGTTCAAATGGGCAAATAATTATTATTAAATATTAAGCATGAAGTACTAAGTATTTAATATTTAATGCTTCATACTTAATGCTTAATAATCAAAATAAATCCGTGCCGGCATTTGCTTGTTTGCTACAAGGCGTACAAAATTCAATATATTATCATTTTCTTACAAACCATCTCAGAGTCGGTACTTATTTTATACA
Coding sequences:
- a CDS encoding porin family protein — encoded protein: MRITIIFLFICIIPIEICGQNDYYATDSLMSVGVNLVDGRDLLNSRFCMMKMGDQIVRYTPYEVKEYGFKDGRVYLSKDIQTSDSVQRVFLERLEKGNTTLYYYKGKRNKTYFLEKDSILFVELPKRKEKRDITFRSNLQHITSDCPNVRDAAKLVNYNKKSLTNLITRYNNCELKPFPFFKYGLIIGYGTTKLIPSSAIENEYINQLDFKYDGGFTIGLFVDNPILVSDFSLHAELYYSRHGFSYNKLIENKDIDFVANISALKLPILIKYAYPSNKNRPFINAGGILAYNFKNDNSLYEASMTQNIIEIDDLKKTSLIYRNQVGYSIGGGLECKLNHKNFLFFELRYSKLYGLSDSGSLNNSEIHFITGINF